The following proteins are co-located in the Mus pahari chromosome 14, PAHARI_EIJ_v1.1, whole genome shotgun sequence genome:
- the Cnp gene encoding 2',3'-cyclic-nucleotide 3'-phosphodiesterase isoform X2 translates to MSSSGAKDKPELQFPFLQDEDTVATLHECKTLFILRGLPGSGKSTLARLILEKYHNGTKMVSADAYKIIPGSRADFSEAYKRLDEDLAGYCRRDIRVLVLDDTNHERERLDQLFEMADQYQYQVVLVEPKTAWRLDCAQLKEKNQWQLSADDLKKLKPGLEKDFLPLYFGWFLTKKSSETLRKAGQVFLEELGNHKAFKKELRHFISGDEPKEKLELVSYFGKRPPGVLHCTTKFCDYGKAAGAEEYAQQEVVKRSYGKAFKLSISALFVTPKTAGAQVVLNEQELLLWPSDLDKPSASEGLPPGSRAHVTLGCAADVQPVQTGLDLLDILQQMKGGSQGEAVGELPRGKLYSLGKGRWMLSLTKKMEVKAIFTGYYGKGKPVPIHGSRKGGAMQICTII, encoded by the exons ATGTCATCCTCAGGAGCTAAGGACAAGCCAGAGCTGCAATTCCCTTTCCTTCAAGATGAGGACACGGTGGCTACTCTGCACGAGTGCAAGACCTTGTTCATCCTGCGAGGCCTGCCGGGCAGCGGCAAGTCCACTCTGGCTCGGCTCATCCTGGAGAAGTACCACAATGGCACCAAGATGGTGTCCGCTGATGCTTACAAGATCATTCCTGGCTCTCGGGCAGACTTCTCCGAGGCATACAAGCGGCTGGACGAGGACCTGGCTGGCTACTGCCGccgggacatcagggttcttgtGCTTGATGACACCAACCATGAGCGGGAGCGACTAGATCAGCTTTTTGAAATGGCAGACCAGTACCAGTACCAGGTGGTGCTGGTGGAGCCCAAGACAGCGTGGCGACTAGACTGTGCCCAGCTCAAGGAGAAGAACCAGTGGCAGCTGTCGGCCGATGACCTGAAGAAGCTGAAGCCCGGACTGGAGAAGGACTTTCTGCCACTCTACTTTGGCTGGTTCCTGACCAAAAAGAGTTCTGAGACCCTCCGAAAAGCTGGCCAGGTCTTTCTGGAGGAGCTGGGGAATCACAAGGCCTTCAAGAAAGAGCTTCGACACT TTATTTCTGGGGACGAACCCAAGGAGAAGCTTGAGCTAGTCAGCTACTTCGGAAAGAGACCTCCAGGCGTGCTGCACTGTACAACCAAATTCTGTGACTACGGGAAGGCTGCCGGGGCGGAGGAATACGCCCAACAGGAG gTGGTGAAGAGATCGTATGGCAAGGCCTTCAAACTGTCCATCTCTGCTCTCTTTGTGACACCCAAGACAGCCGGGGCCCAGGTGGTGCTGAATGAGCAGGAGCTGCTGTTGTGGCCAAGTGATCTGGACAAGCCATCTGCCTCCGAGGGCCTGCCCCCAGGGAGCCGAGCTCACGTCACCTTAGGCTGTGCGGCTGACGTGCAGCCAGTGCAGACAGGTCTTGACCTCTTAGATATTTTACAGCAGATGAAGGGGGGCAGCCAAGGTGAGGCAGTGGGTGAGCTACCCCGGGGCAAGCTCTATTCCCTGGGCAAAGGGCGCTGGATGCTGAGCCTGACTAAGAAGATGGAGGTCAAAGCCATCTTCACGGGGTACTATGGGAAGGGCAAACCTGTGCCCATACATGGCAGCCGGAAGGGGGGTGCCATGCAGATCTGCACCATCATCTGA
- the Cnp gene encoding 2',3'-cyclic-nucleotide 3'-phosphodiesterase isoform X1, protein MNTNFARKSHTFLPKLFFRKMSSSGAKDKPELQFPFLQDEDTVATLHECKTLFILRGLPGSGKSTLARLILEKYHNGTKMVSADAYKIIPGSRADFSEAYKRLDEDLAGYCRRDIRVLVLDDTNHERERLDQLFEMADQYQYQVVLVEPKTAWRLDCAQLKEKNQWQLSADDLKKLKPGLEKDFLPLYFGWFLTKKSSETLRKAGQVFLEELGNHKAFKKELRHFISGDEPKEKLELVSYFGKRPPGVLHCTTKFCDYGKAAGAEEYAQQEVVKRSYGKAFKLSISALFVTPKTAGAQVVLNEQELLLWPSDLDKPSASEGLPPGSRAHVTLGCAADVQPVQTGLDLLDILQQMKGGSQGEAVGELPRGKLYSLGKGRWMLSLTKKMEVKAIFTGYYGKGKPVPIHGSRKGGAMQICTII, encoded by the exons CTTTGCCCGAAAAAGCCACACATTCCTGCCCAAGCTCTTCTTCAGAAAAATGTCATCCTCAGGAGCTAAGGACAAGCCAGAGCTGCAATTCCCTTTCCTTCAAGATGAGGACACGGTGGCTACTCTGCACGAGTGCAAGACCTTGTTCATCCTGCGAGGCCTGCCGGGCAGCGGCAAGTCCACTCTGGCTCGGCTCATCCTGGAGAAGTACCACAATGGCACCAAGATGGTGTCCGCTGATGCTTACAAGATCATTCCTGGCTCTCGGGCAGACTTCTCCGAGGCATACAAGCGGCTGGACGAGGACCTGGCTGGCTACTGCCGccgggacatcagggttcttgtGCTTGATGACACCAACCATGAGCGGGAGCGACTAGATCAGCTTTTTGAAATGGCAGACCAGTACCAGTACCAGGTGGTGCTGGTGGAGCCCAAGACAGCGTGGCGACTAGACTGTGCCCAGCTCAAGGAGAAGAACCAGTGGCAGCTGTCGGCCGATGACCTGAAGAAGCTGAAGCCCGGACTGGAGAAGGACTTTCTGCCACTCTACTTTGGCTGGTTCCTGACCAAAAAGAGTTCTGAGACCCTCCGAAAAGCTGGCCAGGTCTTTCTGGAGGAGCTGGGGAATCACAAGGCCTTCAAGAAAGAGCTTCGACACT TTATTTCTGGGGACGAACCCAAGGAGAAGCTTGAGCTAGTCAGCTACTTCGGAAAGAGACCTCCAGGCGTGCTGCACTGTACAACCAAATTCTGTGACTACGGGAAGGCTGCCGGGGCGGAGGAATACGCCCAACAGGAG gTGGTGAAGAGATCGTATGGCAAGGCCTTCAAACTGTCCATCTCTGCTCTCTTTGTGACACCCAAGACAGCCGGGGCCCAGGTGGTGCTGAATGAGCAGGAGCTGCTGTTGTGGCCAAGTGATCTGGACAAGCCATCTGCCTCCGAGGGCCTGCCCCCAGGGAGCCGAGCTCACGTCACCTTAGGCTGTGCGGCTGACGTGCAGCCAGTGCAGACAGGTCTTGACCTCTTAGATATTTTACAGCAGATGAAGGGGGGCAGCCAAGGTGAGGCAGTGGGTGAGCTACCCCGGGGCAAGCTCTATTCCCTGGGCAAAGGGCGCTGGATGCTGAGCCTGACTAAGAAGATGGAGGTCAAAGCCATCTTCACGGGGTACTATGGGAAGGGCAAACCTGTGCCCATACATGGCAGCCGGAAGGGGGGTGCCATGCAGATCTGCACCATCATCTGA